One region of Natronorubrum aibiense genomic DNA includes:
- a CDS encoding competence/damage-inducible protein A, whose protein sequence is MHVAIVTVGDEILAGSTTNTNASWLAEQLTDRGSTVERILTIPDDREIIADTVSRWAAAFDAVIVTGGIGGTPDDVTVEGVADGLGRDLVVHDGIKDGLLEKAASFREENPDLVAEYELQLDIDAAASIPEGATPIVVDEGWVPGCLVENVSVFAGIPDEMRAMFETVAEEFAGDAVARTIFTPAPEGALHDALEGVTEAFDVTVGSYPRSESRPGRLRVRGTDEATVEEAIAWLRARVETVEPPTADD, encoded by the coding sequence ATGCACGTCGCGATCGTCACCGTCGGCGACGAGATCCTCGCCGGCTCGACGACGAACACCAACGCGTCCTGGCTAGCCGAACAGCTCACCGACCGCGGGAGCACGGTCGAGCGCATCCTGACGATTCCCGACGACCGCGAGATAATCGCCGACACCGTGTCCCGCTGGGCAGCGGCGTTCGACGCCGTCATCGTCACGGGTGGGATCGGCGGGACGCCCGACGACGTCACCGTCGAGGGCGTCGCAGACGGGCTGGGACGCGATCTCGTCGTTCACGACGGGATCAAAGACGGGCTACTCGAGAAAGCAGCCTCCTTCCGTGAGGAAAACCCGGATCTGGTCGCGGAGTACGAACTGCAACTCGACATCGACGCTGCGGCGTCGATCCCCGAAGGCGCGACACCGATCGTCGTCGACGAGGGGTGGGTCCCGGGCTGTCTCGTCGAGAACGTCTCCGTCTTCGCCGGGATTCCCGACGAGATGCGGGCCATGTTCGAGACCGTTGCCGAGGAGTTCGCGGGCGACGCTGTCGCCCGAACGATCTTTACGCCGGCACCGGAGGGGGCGCTCCACGACGCTCTCGAGGGCGTCACCGAGGCGTTCGACGTGACCGTCGGCAGCTATCCACGCAGCGAGAGCCGTCCCGGTCGGCTCCGGGTCAGGGGGACGGACGAGGCGACGGTCGAAGAAGCGATCGCGTGGCTCCGAGCGCGGGTCGAGACGGTCGAGCCGCCGACGGCCGACGACTGA
- a CDS encoding helix-turn-helix domain-containing protein yields the protein MSGRGPKRELAEKIAGEITLSADPGATLRKWRTDFGVSQTDLASELDISSSVISDYESGRRESPGIGVVRRLVEGLLAIDERRGGDRIRQYGRVLSAGFESDIVYDLREYATSIPLVKLYDDIDATEVAAGNTDRISGHTVIDSIEAITRLSSEEFFRLYGQSTNRVLVFTGVTRGESPLVALRVVNPTPNAVILHGIDEDDLWDHAADLARIDGYSLAVTDTDLDELLEYLVGLE from the coding sequence ATGAGCGGCCGTGGGCCAAAACGGGAACTCGCAGAGAAGATCGCCGGGGAGATCACGTTGAGTGCCGACCCCGGTGCGACGCTGCGAAAGTGGCGAACCGACTTCGGCGTCTCGCAGACCGATCTCGCGTCGGAACTCGACATCTCCTCGTCGGTGATCTCCGACTACGAGAGCGGCCGCCGGGAGAGTCCCGGCATCGGCGTCGTCCGCCGACTCGTCGAGGGATTGCTGGCGATCGACGAACGACGCGGTGGCGACCGCATCCGCCAGTACGGTCGTGTGCTCTCGGCCGGCTTCGAAAGCGACATCGTCTATGATCTCCGGGAGTACGCGACGTCGATCCCGCTCGTAAAACTCTACGACGACATCGACGCAACCGAAGTCGCCGCCGGCAACACCGACCGCATCAGCGGCCACACCGTCATCGACAGCATCGAAGCGATCACTCGCCTCTCGAGCGAGGAGTTCTTCCGGCTGTACGGCCAGAGCACGAACCGCGTGCTGGTGTTTACGGGCGTCACCCGCGGCGAGTCGCCGCTGGTTGCCCTACGAGTCGTCAACCCGACGCCCAACGCCGTGATCCTTCACGGCATCGACGAGGACGACCTGTGGGATCACGCGGCCGATTTAGCCCGGATCGACGGCTACTCACTTGCCGTCACCGACACCGATCTCGACGAGCTGCTCGAGTATCTCGTTGGCCTCGAGTAA
- the gcvH gene encoding glycine cleavage system protein GcvH — MSFDIPDDRRYLESHEWALEENGVVRMGISDFAQDELGDVVFVELPDEGDHLEQEGDLGVIESIKAVSDLYAPVSGEVTAVNEDLFDAPELVNDDPFGEGWMIEIEADDLDELETLLTAEEYEDQIA, encoded by the coding sequence ATGAGCTTCGACATTCCAGACGACAGACGGTATCTAGAATCGCACGAGTGGGCACTCGAGGAAAACGGCGTCGTCCGCATGGGCATCTCCGATTTCGCACAGGACGAACTCGGTGACGTCGTCTTCGTCGAACTGCCCGACGAGGGCGATCACCTCGAGCAGGAAGGCGATCTCGGCGTCATCGAGTCAATCAAAGCCGTGTCGGACCTCTACGCACCCGTCAGCGGCGAGGTGACGGCGGTCAACGAGGACCTGTTCGACGCTCCCGAACTCGTCAACGACGACCCCTTCGGCGAGGGCTGGATGATCGAGATCGAGGCCGACGACCTCGACGAACTCGAGACCCTCCTGACTGCCGAGGAGTACGAAGACCAGATCGCCTGA
- the gcvT gene encoding glycine cleavage system aminomethyltransferase GcvT → MPLQTPPLRGAHDERGAKFTEFGGWDMPVEFDSIRTEHAAVREDVGVFDVSHMGQIHVTGPDATELMQRLTSNDVSRLAVGDSQYAAITDEDGIIIDDTVVYRLPDESATASNGGDGEATYLFVPNAGTDEETHERWISYRNEWDLETTVDNRTDEYAMFAVQGPNAPALVDDLTDEAVTELDRFEARYATIDDVTCWIARTGYTGEDGFELLVPWSEAEHIWSLVECQPCGLGARDTLRIEAGLLLAGQDFDHESDPRTPYEAGIGFTVDLETEFVGRDALERVHDDGVEEQLVGFQLIDRGVPRHGYDITNTDGRVVGTVTSGTMSPSLGHPIGLGYVPVEYAEPGTTLQVVVRGQSKKARVETTPFIDTV, encoded by the coding sequence ATGCCGCTTCAGACGCCGCCGTTACGTGGGGCGCACGACGAGCGCGGAGCGAAGTTTACGGAGTTTGGCGGCTGGGATATGCCGGTCGAGTTCGATTCGATCCGAACGGAACACGCAGCCGTTCGCGAGGACGTCGGCGTGTTCGACGTCTCACATATGGGACAAATTCACGTCACCGGGCCGGATGCGACCGAACTCATGCAACGGCTCACCTCGAACGACGTCAGCCGACTCGCGGTCGGCGACTCCCAGTACGCTGCGATCACCGACGAGGACGGGATCATCATCGACGATACCGTCGTCTACCGGCTGCCAGACGAGAGCGCCACGGCGTCGAATGGCGGCGACGGTGAGGCGACGTATCTCTTCGTTCCGAACGCCGGCACCGACGAGGAAACACACGAACGCTGGATCAGCTACCGCAACGAGTGGGACCTCGAGACGACCGTCGACAACCGAACCGACGAGTACGCCATGTTCGCAGTACAGGGACCGAACGCGCCAGCGCTCGTTGACGACCTCACGGACGAGGCCGTCACCGAACTGGACCGCTTCGAAGCCCGGTATGCGACCATCGACGACGTAACCTGCTGGATCGCTCGAACGGGCTACACCGGCGAGGACGGCTTCGAACTGCTCGTCCCGTGGTCGGAAGCCGAGCACATCTGGTCGCTCGTCGAGTGCCAGCCCTGCGGGCTCGGCGCACGAGACACGTTACGAATCGAGGCCGGTCTCCTGCTCGCCGGACAGGATTTCGACCACGAATCGGATCCGCGAACGCCCTACGAGGCCGGGATCGGCTTTACCGTCGACCTCGAGACCGAGTTCGTCGGCCGGGATGCCCTCGAACGGGTCCACGACGACGGCGTCGAGGAGCAGTTGGTCGGCTTCCAGCTGATCGACCGCGGCGTCCCGCGACACGGCTACGACATCACGAACACCGACGGACGGGTCGTAGGCACCGTCACCAGCGGTACCATGAGCCCGTCGCTCGGCCATCCGATCGGGCTCGGCTACGTTCCGGTCGAGTACGCAGAACCGGGGACGACGCTCCAGGTCGTCGTCCGCGGCCAGTCGAAAAAAGCAAGAGTTGAGACGACACCCTTCATCGACACAGTATAA
- a CDS encoding NYN domain-containing protein, giving the protein MFDHVRARLARLVGPDTDLETEPTVGLFVDGPNVFREEFDVDLDDLRDVARNLGHVGVIRLYLDEHATPGLIQAAEARGFEVIITSGDVDVKLAVDATALAGDGTLDRLAIASRDTDFKPVLEHAGTLGVETIAIAPGEYGRSDALRNAADEAITLES; this is encoded by the coding sequence ATGTTCGACCACGTTCGCGCCCGGCTCGCCCGCCTCGTCGGTCCCGACACCGACCTCGAGACCGAGCCGACAGTGGGCCTGTTCGTCGACGGGCCGAACGTCTTTCGCGAGGAGTTCGACGTCGATCTGGATGATCTGCGAGACGTCGCCCGAAACCTCGGCCACGTCGGCGTCATCCGGCTCTATCTCGACGAACACGCCACACCCGGACTCATTCAGGCCGCCGAAGCCCGCGGCTTCGAAGTGATCATCACCAGCGGCGACGTCGACGTCAAACTCGCCGTCGACGCGACCGCCCTCGCCGGCGACGGCACACTCGACCGACTCGCGATCGCCTCCCGCGATACGGACTTCAAACCCGTCCTCGAGCACGCGGGCACCCTCGGCGTCGAAACGATCGCCATCGCCCCGGGCGAGTACGGCCGCTCGGACGCGCTGCGAAACGCGGCCGACGAGGCGATTACGCTCGAGTCTTGA
- a CDS encoding TatD family hydrolase, whose amino-acid sequence MIDEMPVLDNHLHLDPDHHRGIDAVRDFARVGGTHLLVVNKPSWHLGVEAETGEDFRAVFERTIEVVEDASSELEGRAWPVLGVHPGLISRLVDDRDFSPAEARDLMQAGIDVAAEYVDTGEALALKSGRPHYEVDDAVWAASNAVMRHAFERASDLECAVQLHAEGSEDMTEVTDWAEDVGLPAHKVVKHYAGGRLEGPIPSVICDKDELETAAERGEPFLMETDYIDDPDRPGAVLGPKTVPRRVQWLLENGHEDAVRNAHVETPAHVYGIDTEDTLERP is encoded by the coding sequence ATGATCGACGAGATGCCGGTGCTCGACAACCACCTCCACCTCGATCCGGACCACCATCGCGGTATCGACGCCGTTCGGGATTTCGCCCGCGTCGGCGGCACCCACCTGCTCGTGGTGAACAAACCCTCGTGGCATCTCGGCGTCGAAGCCGAGACTGGCGAGGACTTCCGCGCCGTCTTCGAGCGCACCATCGAGGTCGTCGAAGACGCCTCGAGCGAACTCGAGGGGCGCGCCTGGCCCGTCCTCGGCGTGCATCCGGGGCTGATCTCGCGGCTGGTCGACGACCGCGACTTCAGTCCCGCCGAGGCGCGTGACCTGATGCAGGCCGGGATCGACGTCGCGGCCGAGTACGTCGACACAGGCGAGGCGCTGGCGCTGAAATCCGGACGACCCCACTACGAGGTCGACGACGCCGTCTGGGCGGCCTCGAACGCCGTCATGCGCCACGCGTTCGAGCGCGCGAGCGACCTCGAGTGTGCCGTCCAACTTCACGCCGAGGGAAGCGAGGACATGACCGAGGTCACGGACTGGGCCGAAGACGTCGGCCTCCCGGCGCACAAGGTCGTCAAACACTACGCGGGCGGGCGACTCGAGGGGCCGATTCCGAGCGTGATCTGTGACAAGGACGAACTCGAGACGGCCGCCGAGCGCGGCGAGCCCTTTTTGATGGAGACCGACTACATCGACGACCCGGACCGCCCGGGAGCCGTGTTAGGACCGAAAACGGTGCCGCGGCGAGTGCAGTGGTTACTCGAGAACGGCCACGAAGATGCCGTCCGAAACGCCCACGTCGAAACGCCCGCGCACGTCTACGGCATCGATACGGAAGACACCCTCGAGCGGCCCTAA
- a CDS encoding DUF2150 family protein, with protein MSNPPTEFYSEERWQNWIDRIKDEDLDPEDEDSARLLLNLQDDTAIAIAKIVAAYDDGDIGQEEALEEINDVREIVLSEVDIEDEEKLILVDGVQTSLVCVFFAAEEFIAGGPADEGSVGDYLGAAADAEAEEDLDAALGYAAQAGTLIIDGEELDISVAEDLEYGLVTEWINGLDSLQSAMSDPEVVEEDE; from the coding sequence ATGAGCAATCCACCGACCGAGTTCTACTCGGAGGAACGCTGGCAGAACTGGATCGACCGCATCAAAGACGAAGACCTCGATCCGGAAGACGAAGACTCGGCCCGTCTCCTGTTGAACCTGCAGGACGACACGGCGATCGCGATCGCGAAGATCGTCGCCGCCTACGACGACGGGGACATCGGCCAGGAGGAAGCGCTCGAGGAGATCAACGACGTTCGCGAGATCGTCCTCAGCGAGGTCGACATCGAGGACGAGGAGAAACTGATCCTCGTCGACGGCGTCCAGACGAGTCTCGTCTGCGTCTTTTTCGCCGCCGAGGAGTTCATCGCCGGTGGCCCCGCAGACGAAGGCAGCGTCGGCGACTATCTCGGCGCTGCGGCCGACGCCGAAGCCGAAGAGGACCTCGACGCCGCACTCGGCTACGCCGCACAGGCGGGCACGCTCATCATCGACGGCGAGGAACTCGACATCTCCGTCGCCGAAGACCTCGAGTACGGGCTCGTCACCGAGTGGATCAACGGTCTCGACAGCCTCCAGAGCGCGATGAGCGATCCGGAAGTCGTCGAAGAAGACGAGTAA
- a CDS encoding phosphoadenosine phosphosulfate reductase family protein produces the protein MTANFPDYVDVDYDDGTGETPADYPHIQDRIEKAIEVTREGLEQYENPAVMWTGGKDSTLVLYFVKEVADRYDLEVPPAIFIDHYQHFDEIHDFVDHWADEWDLEVIYARNEDIGEYVDEHGLEPGDDIEISELSEHNQHHVENILEYEEDTFPFLLDTYVGNHLLKTVALNNALEEYGVDGVISGVRWDEQEARADETFFSPRHDPDIYPPHDRVQPILQFDEPGVWEAFWNFVVPDTVAEFPDDGYVPQSDTDLPNDLTQDDIPVSPKYFAGFRSLGSEISTEKSDEDPAWLQDLEGTTERAGRAQDKEDLMERLRDLGYM, from the coding sequence ATGACAGCGAACTTCCCCGACTACGTCGACGTCGATTACGACGACGGTACAGGCGAAACGCCTGCGGACTATCCCCACATCCAGGACCGAATCGAGAAGGCGATCGAAGTCACCCGCGAAGGTCTCGAGCAGTACGAGAACCCGGCCGTGATGTGGACCGGCGGAAAGGACTCGACGCTCGTCCTGTACTTCGTCAAGGAGGTCGCTGACCGCTACGATCTCGAGGTACCGCCGGCGATCTTCATCGACCACTACCAGCACTTCGACGAGATCCACGACTTCGTCGACCACTGGGCCGACGAGTGGGATCTCGAGGTCATCTACGCACGCAACGAGGACATCGGCGAGTACGTCGACGAACACGGCCTCGAGCCCGGCGACGACATCGAGATTTCGGAGCTCTCCGAACACAACCAACACCACGTCGAGAACATCCTCGAGTACGAGGAAGACACGTTCCCGTTCCTGCTCGACACCTACGTGGGCAACCACCTGCTGAAGACGGTCGCGCTGAACAACGCGCTCGAGGAGTACGGCGTCGACGGCGTTATCTCCGGCGTCCGCTGGGACGAACAGGAAGCCCGGGCCGACGAGACGTTCTTCTCACCACGCCACGACCCTGACATCTACCCGCCCCACGACCGCGTCCAACCCATTCTGCAGTTCGACGAACCCGGCGTCTGGGAGGCGTTCTGGAACTTCGTGGTGCCGGATACCGTCGCCGAGTTCCCCGACGACGGCTACGTCCCACAGAGCGACACCGACCTGCCGAACGACCTGACGCAGGACGACATCCCCGTCTCGCCCAAATACTTCGCCGGCTTCCGCTCGCTCGGCAGCGAGATCAGCACCGAAAAGAGCGACGAGGACCCTGCCTGGCTGCAGGACCTCGAGGGAACGACCGAGCGTGCAGGCCGCGCCCAGGACAAAGAGGACCTGATGGAGCGCCTGCGCGACCTCGGTTACATGTAA
- a CDS encoding AGE family epimerase/isomerase, producing MNIYRTRAGLRHQFRDVLNFYYPDCLDTAVGGYVAQLDERDGHVYDTQTRHLVATARGVHNFSLGVLADGPHWCRYAAEHGLQFLSSAHWDDDRQGYDWLLEGRTPTDRTRYCYGHAFVLLAAARALQAGIPGARGELERADRVLEDRFWDSEYELYADQASSEWDLAAYRGQNANMHVCEALLAASEATGEPRFLERAYTVANRFTRDVTQATDGLLWEHYTADWEPDLSYNEDSPRHQFRPPGYQPGHHAEWAKLLALLADHRSEPWLLERARELFDAAVDLGWDDEYGGLYYTVDADGEPIVADKYGWVHTEAIGASALLSRTDDDYLEWYDRLWEHARDHLINPRYGNWYERLTRTHERDGPNHGPAVEPGYHPLTNCWLAMRVLEEAPAAFDSGRC from the coding sequence GTGAACATCTATCGAACACGGGCCGGGCTTCGCCACCAGTTCAGGGACGTGCTGAACTTCTACTACCCGGACTGTCTCGACACGGCCGTCGGCGGCTACGTCGCTCAACTCGACGAGCGTGACGGTCACGTCTACGATACGCAGACCAGACACCTCGTCGCGACGGCGCGGGGCGTCCACAACTTCAGTTTAGGCGTACTCGCCGACGGTCCCCACTGGTGTCGCTACGCCGCCGAACACGGCCTGCAGTTTCTCTCGTCGGCCCACTGGGACGACGACCGGCAGGGGTACGACTGGCTCCTCGAGGGCCGGACCCCGACTGACCGGACGCGGTACTGCTACGGTCACGCGTTCGTCTTGCTCGCCGCTGCGCGGGCGCTGCAGGCGGGAATTCCCGGGGCTCGAGGCGAACTCGAGCGCGCCGACCGCGTCCTCGAGGATCGATTCTGGGATTCCGAGTACGAACTCTACGCCGATCAGGCCTCATCCGAGTGGGACCTCGCGGCGTATCGCGGCCAGAACGCGAACATGCACGTCTGCGAGGCGCTGCTCGCGGCGTCCGAAGCCACGGGCGAACCACGGTTTCTCGAGCGGGCGTACACGGTCGCGAACCGATTCACGAGAGACGTGACACAGGCCACCGACGGGCTCCTGTGGGAACACTATACGGCCGACTGGGAGCCCGACCTGTCGTACAACGAAGACAGCCCGCGCCACCAGTTCCGTCCGCCGGGCTACCAGCCCGGCCACCACGCCGAGTGGGCGAAGCTGCTGGCGCTGCTTGCCGACCATCGGTCGGAACCGTGGCTGCTCGAGCGGGCGCGCGAACTGTTCGACGCCGCCGTCGACCTCGGCTGGGACGACGAGTACGGCGGTCTCTACTACACGGTCGACGCGGACGGTGAGCCGATCGTCGCCGACAAATACGGCTGGGTCCACACCGAAGCGATCGGCGCGAGCGCGCTGTTGAGTCGGACCGACGACGACTACCTCGAGTGGTACGACCGACTCTGGGAGCACGCTCGAGACCACCTGATCAATCCGCGATACGGAAACTGGTACGAACGACTCACGCGCACGCACGAGCGGGACGGCCCGAACCACGGCCCGGCGGTCGAACCGGGCTACCACCCGCTGACGAACTGTTGGCTCGCAATGCGAGTACTCGAAGAAGCGCCGGCGGCGTTCGATTCGGGTCGATGCTGA